In Malania oleifera isolate guangnan ecotype guangnan chromosome 8, ASM2987363v1, whole genome shotgun sequence, a single window of DNA contains:
- the LOC131162961 gene encoding cinnamoyl-CoA reductase 1-like has translation MANETKKRGRGVVGVTGAGGFVGSAVVDLLLANDYVVHGTVRHPEDEKYAHLMKLEKASENLKLFKADLLDYDSLCAAITGCLGVFHVASPVPSTTVSNPEVELMEPAVKGTLNVLKACYKAKVKRVVVVSSGAAVFMNPSWPEGKLKDESCWSDKDYCRNTKNWYCLSKTEAEIETLEFAKKTGLDVVTVCPALVFGPMLQPSLNASSLFLVKLLKEGHETVENKHKPIVDVRDVAEALLLVFEKPEAEGRYICTAHMTNLGDLVDKLRSIYPNYNYPKSFTEEEGVDVRGLSSEKLQKLGWKYRPLEETLIDSIQSYQECGLLV, from the exons ATGGCGAACGAGACGAAGAAGAGGGGAAGAGGGGTAGTGGGGGTGACGGGGGCCGGAGGGTTCGTGGGGTCGGCGGTGGTCGACCTTCTTCTCGCCAATGACTACGTCGTCCATGGCACTGTTAGACACCCTG AGGATGAAAAGTATGCTCATTTGATGAAACTCGAGAAGGCATCTGAGAACTTGAAACTCTTCAAGGCAGATTTGCTGGATTATGACTCTCTCTGTGCTGCCATCACGGGATGCCTTGGAGTGTTCCATGTAGCCAGTCCAGTTCCCTCCACTACAGTTTCAAATCCCGAG GTGGAGCTGATGGAGCCTGCTGTAAAGGGCACACTCAATGTGCTCAAGGCATGTTACAAAGCAAAAGTTAAGCGAGTTGTAGTTGTGTCCTCTGGAGCTGCTGTTTTCATGAACCCCAGCTGGCCCGAAGGCAAATTGAAGGATGAATCTTGTTGGTCTGATAAGGACTATTGCAGAAACACAAAG AACTGGTATTGTCTTTCCAAAACAGAAGCAGAAATTGAGACCTTGGAGTTTGCAAAAAAGACGGGGCTTGACGTTGTGACAGTTTGTCCAGCCCTCGTCTTCGGGCCGATGCTACAGCCCTCCCTAAATGCTAGTAGCTTGTTTCTTGTTAAGCTTTTGAAAG AAGGGCATGAGACAGTAGAAAACAAGCATAAGCCAATAGTTGATGTACGTGACGTAGCTGAAGCATTGCTCCTGGTGTTCGAGAAGCCCGAAGCCGAAGGAAGATACATATGCACTGCTCACATGACCAATTTGGGGGATTTGGTGGACAAGCTGAGGAGTATTTATCCTAATTACAATTATCCAAAGAG CTTTACCGAGGAAGAAGGTGTAGATGTAAGAGGGTTGAGTTCTGAAAAATTGCAGAAGCTGGGATGGAAGTACAGGCCATTGGAAGAAACCCTTATTGATTCAATTCAAAGCTACCAGGAATGTGGACTCTTGGTTTAG